A genome region from Setaria italica strain Yugu1 chromosome III, Setaria_italica_v2.0, whole genome shotgun sequence includes the following:
- the LOC101775507 gene encoding uncharacterized protein LOC101775507 isoform X1: MAAANHCVRPRLSPCPLLPVSLSLPAPPASRRLRRGRPPFASWRPPPSPSPAPPLPRKRVSGTHREDAEADGAVVDEGAEAKEQLERGDGEYVSSVGTNFSLPLPARLRVARAAPGGDPVFFLLAAVAVTLVCAVQTCVAFTGMVVVAIPTMLAMRRATNSFSMLADAALEELPSTMAAVRLSGMEISDLTLELSDLSHEIADGVNKSAKVAQAVEAGIGQMQNIARQQAKSMVEERANLRTIPTVGQDKESHKSSSRLRQ; this comes from the exons ATGGCAGCCGCCAACCACTGTGTCCGCCCTCGGCTGTCTCCCTGTCCTCTCCTTCCAgtttccctctccctccccgcgcCACCCGcttcccgccgcctccgccgcgggcgCCCTCCCTTTGCCTCATGGCGCCCACCGCCGTCACCgtctcccgctcctcctctccccagGAAACGCGTCTCCGGCACCCACCGCGAGGACGCGGAGGCGGACGGAGCCGTGGTAGATGAAGGCGCCGAGGCGAAGGAGCAGCTGGAGCGCGGGGATGGGGAGTACGTATCGAGCGTGGGCACGAACTTCAGTCTTCCCCTCCCAGCACGCTTGCGCGTGGCCCGCGCGGCACCGGGCGGCGACCCGGTGTTCTTTCTCCTGGCCGCTGTCGCTGTCACG TTGGTTTGTGCGGTGCAGACGTGCGTGGCGTTCACGGGAATGGTGGTCGTGGCGATTCCGACCATGCTG GCTATGAGGAGAGCCACGAATTCATTTTCTATGCTGGCTGACGCAGCTCTAGAGGAGTTACCAAGTACCATGGCCGCTGTAAGGCTCTCTGGCATGGAAATCAGTGACCTCACCCTTGAACTTAGTGACTTGAG TCATGAGATAGCAGATGGTGTCAACAAGTCAGCCAAGGTTGCTCAAGCAGTGGAGGCTGGCATTGGACAGATGCAGAACATAGCTCGACAGCAGGCAAAAT CAATGGTAGAAGAGCGAGCAAACTTGCGGACTATCCCCACTGTAGGGCAAGATAAGGAGTCCCATAAATCATCTAGCCGGCTTCGACAATGA
- the LOC101775507 gene encoding uncharacterized protein LOC101775507 isoform X2: MAAANHCVRPRLSPCPLLPVSLSLPAPPASRRLRRGRPPFASWRPPPSPSPAPPLPRKRVSGTHREDAEADGAVVDEGAEAKEQLERGDGEYVSSVGTNFSLPLPARLRVARAAPGGDPVFFLLAAVAVTTCVAFTGMVVVAIPTMLAMRRATNSFSMLADAALEELPSTMAAVRLSGMEISDLTLELSDLSHEIADGVNKSAKVAQAVEAGIGQMQNIARQQAKSMVEERANLRTIPTVGQDKESHKSSSRLRQ; the protein is encoded by the exons ATGGCAGCCGCCAACCACTGTGTCCGCCCTCGGCTGTCTCCCTGTCCTCTCCTTCCAgtttccctctccctccccgcgcCACCCGcttcccgccgcctccgccgcgggcgCCCTCCCTTTGCCTCATGGCGCCCACCGCCGTCACCgtctcccgctcctcctctccccagGAAACGCGTCTCCGGCACCCACCGCGAGGACGCGGAGGCGGACGGAGCCGTGGTAGATGAAGGCGCCGAGGCGAAGGAGCAGCTGGAGCGCGGGGATGGGGAGTACGTATCGAGCGTGGGCACGAACTTCAGTCTTCCCCTCCCAGCACGCTTGCGCGTGGCCCGCGCGGCACCGGGCGGCGACCCGGTGTTCTTTCTCCTGGCCGCTGTCGCTGTCACG ACGTGCGTGGCGTTCACGGGAATGGTGGTCGTGGCGATTCCGACCATGCTG GCTATGAGGAGAGCCACGAATTCATTTTCTATGCTGGCTGACGCAGCTCTAGAGGAGTTACCAAGTACCATGGCCGCTGTAAGGCTCTCTGGCATGGAAATCAGTGACCTCACCCTTGAACTTAGTGACTTGAG TCATGAGATAGCAGATGGTGTCAACAAGTCAGCCAAGGTTGCTCAAGCAGTGGAGGCTGGCATTGGACAGATGCAGAACATAGCTCGACAGCAGGCAAAAT CAATGGTAGAAGAGCGAGCAAACTTGCGGACTATCCCCACTGTAGGGCAAGATAAGGAGTCCCATAAATCATCTAGCCGGCTTCGACAATGA
- the LOC111256596 gene encoding uncharacterized protein LOC111256596, protein MDVLPLISHSLSFQSTKTEISCSNKSVLLLRPSSHAPEQQFGGDWRCRVTVLDHVKLPPLIGDVPPFHLSFVISTLPSLTILAMHATMDGLLDINSTRTDAVCAPPLYLACRLPRRPLSSSPVTIEPTSADHKSTQIGIVCAED, encoded by the exons ATGGACGTCCTCCCCCTCATCTCCCACTCCCTCTCCTTCCAGTCCACCAAAACGGAGATCTCCTGCAGCAACAAATCCGTTTTGCTGCTGCGTCCATCCTCACACGCACCTGAGCAGCAGTTTGGAGGAGATTGGCGCTGCCGCGTGACTGTACTGGACCACGTGAAGCTGCCGCCCCTGATTGGTGATGTGCCGCCCTTCCACCTCTCCTTTGTTATATCAACCCTGCCCTCTCTCACCATCCTTGCAATGCATGCGACCATGGACGGCCTGCTGGACATCAACAGCACAAGAACAGATGCTGTGTGCGCCCCGCCTCTGTACCTCGCATGCAGGCTGCCTCGCCGCCCCCTCTCGTCGTCGCCTGTCACCATCGAGCCAACCTCCGCCGACCACAAATCCACACAAA TTGGAATTGTTTGCGCTGAGGATTGA